In Streptomyces sclerotialus, one genomic interval encodes:
- a CDS encoding class I SAM-dependent methyltransferase, translating to MTGCRLCGSAALASVVDLGATPPCESFLAADQLDEPEPAYPLHLRVCTDCWLAQIPPLITPEETFKEYAYFSSYSTSWVEHARRFVADAVQRVGLDTEGSDGSEGSDAFVVEVASNDGYLLKHVVERGIRCLGIEPSVNVGAAAREAGVPTLTEFLSPATGAAVRAEHGPADLVVANNVYAHIPDVVGFTQGLRALVADDGWVSIEVQHLLTLIEENQYDTIYHEHFQYYTVASAIRALASGGLALVDVELLPTHGGSIRLWARPAEVAGEPSQSVADVLDREKAAGLQELSGYTEFSARVAKVRRDLLRFLIEAAERGETVVGYGAPGKGNTLLNHCGVRPDLLPYTVDRNPYKHGRFTPGTRIPILPPERIAADRPDYVLVLPWNLRAELVEQLSYVHEWGGRLVFPIPELSIVEVNKS from the coding sequence ATGACAGGATGCCGACTCTGCGGCTCGGCGGCGCTGGCGAGCGTCGTCGATCTCGGGGCGACACCACCCTGCGAGAGCTTTCTCGCCGCGGACCAACTGGACGAGCCGGAACCCGCGTACCCGCTGCACCTGCGGGTCTGCACCGACTGCTGGCTGGCGCAGATCCCGCCGCTGATCACGCCGGAGGAGACGTTCAAGGAGTACGCGTACTTCTCCTCGTACTCGACCTCCTGGGTGGAGCACGCGCGCAGGTTCGTCGCCGATGCCGTGCAGCGGGTGGGACTCGACACCGAAGGCTCCGACGGCTCCGAAGGCTCCGACGCCTTCGTGGTCGAGGTCGCGAGCAACGACGGCTACCTGCTGAAGCACGTGGTGGAGCGCGGGATCCGCTGCCTCGGCATCGAGCCGTCGGTGAACGTCGGCGCCGCGGCGCGCGAGGCCGGTGTGCCCACGCTCACGGAGTTCCTGAGCCCGGCCACCGGCGCCGCAGTCCGCGCGGAGCACGGCCCCGCGGACCTGGTCGTGGCCAACAACGTGTACGCGCACATCCCCGACGTGGTCGGGTTCACCCAGGGGCTGCGCGCCCTGGTCGCCGACGACGGCTGGGTCTCCATCGAGGTGCAGCACCTGCTGACCCTGATCGAGGAGAACCAGTACGACACGATCTACCACGAGCACTTCCAGTACTACACGGTCGCGTCCGCGATCCGGGCCCTCGCGAGCGGCGGACTCGCGCTCGTGGACGTCGAGTTGCTGCCCACGCACGGCGGCTCCATCCGGCTGTGGGCCCGGCCCGCCGAGGTGGCCGGCGAGCCGTCGCAGAGCGTCGCCGATGTGCTGGACCGGGAGAAGGCCGCCGGGCTGCAGGAGCTGTCCGGCTACACCGAGTTCTCAGCGCGGGTGGCCAAGGTACGCCGGGATCTGCTCCGGTTCCTCATCGAGGCGGCCGAGCGCGGCGAGACGGTGGTCGGCTACGGCGCCCCGGGCAAGGGCAACACCCTGCTCAACCACTGCGGCGTCCGGCCCGACCTGCTCCCGTACACGGTCGACCGCAACCCCTACAAGCACGGCAGGTTCACCCCGGGCACCCGCATCCCGATCCTGCCGCCCGAGCGGATAGCCGCCGACCGGCCGGACTACGTCCTCGTCCTGCCGTGGAACCTGCGGGCCGAGCTGGTCGAGCAGCTGTCCTACGTCCACGAGTGGGGCGGCCGCCTGGTCTTTCCCATCCCCGAACTGAGCATTGTCGAGGTCAACAAGTCATGA
- a CDS encoding glucose-1-phosphate cytidylyltransferase encodes MKVVLFCGGYGMRMRSGAADDVPKPMAMVGPRPLIWHVMRYYAHFGHTEFILCLGYGAHHIKDFFLNYEETTSNDFVLRGGVTELLSTDISDWTITFAQTGVESPIGERLRRVRHHLDGDEMFLANYADVLTDAPLDEMIDRFARRDAGASMMVVPPQSSFHCVDLGEDGLVGGITAVSELPLWENGGYFVLRQEVFDHIPENGDLVADGCTELAKRGRLVAHQHRGFWKPTDTVKERAALDAAYARGDRPWAVWERDRAGVTV; translated from the coding sequence ATGAAGGTCGTACTGTTCTGCGGCGGTTACGGGATGCGGATGCGGAGCGGTGCCGCCGACGACGTGCCCAAGCCGATGGCGATGGTCGGCCCCAGACCGCTCATCTGGCACGTCATGCGCTACTACGCGCACTTCGGGCACACCGAGTTCATCCTGTGCCTCGGCTACGGGGCGCACCACATCAAGGACTTCTTCCTCAACTACGAGGAGACGACGTCCAACGACTTCGTGCTCCGGGGCGGGGTGACCGAGCTGCTGTCCACCGACATCTCGGACTGGACGATCACGTTCGCGCAGACCGGCGTCGAGTCACCGATCGGGGAGCGGCTGCGCCGGGTGCGGCACCACCTGGACGGCGACGAGATGTTCCTCGCCAACTACGCCGACGTGCTCACCGACGCCCCGCTGGACGAAATGATCGACCGGTTCGCCCGGCGCGACGCCGGTGCGTCGATGATGGTGGTGCCTCCGCAGTCCTCCTTCCACTGCGTGGACCTGGGCGAGGACGGCCTGGTGGGAGGCATCACCGCGGTGAGTGAACTGCCGCTCTGGGAGAACGGCGGCTACTTCGTGCTCCGCCAGGAGGTCTTCGACCACATACCGGAGAACGGGGACCTGGTCGCCGACGGCTGCACCGAACTGGCCAAGCGGGGACGGCTGGTGGCGCACCAGCACCGCGGCTTCTGGAAGCCGACCGACACGGTGAAGGAGCGGGCCGCGCTCGACGCCGCCTACGCCCGGGGCGACCGCCCGTGGGCCGTGTGGGAGCGGGACCGCGCGGGGGTGACGGTGTGA
- a CDS encoding PIG-L deacetylase family protein yields MIRLSTGRLERIVAVGAHCDDIAIGAGGTLLTLCHARPGVRVDALVLSGGGSEREQEEQAALAAFCPGADLRLTVLKLPDGRMPVHWDEAKAAVEELRAQTDPDLILAPRTDDAHQDHRGLAQLIPTAFRDHLVLGYEIVKWDGDLGRMAAYQPLSPETAEQKVRLLQEHYPSQRHRPWYDREAFLGLARIRGIECHARYAEAFAVTKLTLDLGALDAGTFNLGD; encoded by the coding sequence GTGATCCGGCTCAGCACCGGGCGCCTGGAACGGATCGTCGCGGTGGGCGCACACTGCGACGACATCGCCATCGGCGCCGGCGGCACACTGCTGACGCTGTGCCACGCGCGGCCGGGTGTCCGCGTCGACGCACTGGTGCTGTCCGGCGGCGGCAGCGAGCGGGAGCAGGAGGAGCAGGCCGCGCTCGCCGCCTTCTGCCCGGGCGCCGACCTGCGGCTGACCGTGCTCAAACTGCCGGACGGCAGGATGCCCGTGCACTGGGACGAGGCCAAGGCTGCGGTCGAGGAACTGCGCGCGCAGACCGACCCGGACCTGATCCTGGCCCCCCGCACCGACGACGCGCACCAGGACCACCGCGGCCTGGCGCAGCTGATCCCCACCGCGTTCCGCGACCACCTCGTGCTCGGCTACGAGATCGTCAAGTGGGACGGCGACCTCGGCCGGATGGCCGCGTACCAGCCGCTGTCGCCCGAGACCGCCGAACAGAAGGTGCGGCTGCTGCAGGAGCACTACCCCTCGCAGCGGCACCGGCCCTGGTACGACCGCGAGGCCTTCCTCGGTCTCGCGCGGATCCGCGGCATCGAATGCCACGCGCGCTACGCCGAGGCGTTCGCCGTCACCAAACTCACGCTCGACCTGGGCGCCCTCGATGCGGGCACCTTCAACCTGGGGGACTGA
- a CDS encoding NAD-dependent epimerase/dehydratase family protein — protein MRVLLTGHQGYLGTVMAPVLTAAGHEVIGLDSGLFADCVLGPSPADPQGHRVDLRDVTAEHVAGVDAVIHLAALSNDPLGSLAPELTYDINHHASVRLARLARDAGVRRFLYASTCSVYGAAGGDELVGEDAPLRPVTPYAESKVRVEDDLHALADDDFTPVYMRNATAFGYSPRLRADIVLNNLVGHALLSGEVLVLSDGTPWRPLVHAADIARAFTAALTAPREAVHDRAFNIGSETNNVTVAEIAEQVAEAVPGAKVRITGESGADPRSYRVDFSRFRAAIPGFDCEWTVKQGALELADAYRQHGLTREDFEQRFTRLAVLRATSEAGAVDDTLRRRP, from the coding sequence TTGCGCGTACTGCTGACCGGACACCAGGGCTACCTGGGCACCGTGATGGCCCCGGTCCTCACGGCCGCCGGACACGAAGTCATCGGCCTCGACTCCGGCCTGTTCGCCGACTGCGTCCTCGGCCCGTCGCCCGCGGACCCGCAGGGGCACCGGGTGGACCTGCGTGACGTCACAGCGGAACACGTGGCCGGGGTGGACGCCGTGATCCACCTGGCCGCGCTGTCCAACGACCCGCTGGGCTCGCTGGCGCCGGAGCTCACCTACGACATCAACCACCACGCGTCCGTACGCCTCGCCAGGCTGGCCCGCGACGCCGGAGTGCGGCGCTTCCTGTATGCCTCGACGTGCTCGGTGTACGGCGCCGCGGGCGGTGACGAACTCGTCGGCGAGGACGCCCCGTTGCGCCCCGTGACGCCGTACGCGGAGTCCAAGGTGCGGGTGGAGGACGACCTGCACGCGCTCGCCGACGACGACTTCACCCCGGTGTACATGCGCAACGCCACCGCCTTCGGCTACTCGCCGCGGCTGCGCGCCGACATCGTGCTGAACAACCTGGTGGGCCACGCGCTCCTGTCCGGCGAGGTACTCGTCCTCTCCGACGGCACCCCCTGGCGTCCCCTGGTGCACGCCGCCGACATCGCCCGTGCCTTCACGGCCGCGCTGACCGCGCCCCGCGAGGCGGTCCACGACCGGGCGTTCAACATCGGCAGCGAGACCAACAACGTCACGGTCGCCGAGATCGCCGAGCAGGTCGCCGAGGCGGTGCCCGGTGCGAAGGTGAGGATCACCGGGGAGTCCGGTGCCGATCCGCGCTCGTACCGCGTGGACTTCTCCCGGTTCCGCGCCGCGATCCCCGGCTTCGACTGCGAGTGGACGGTGAAGCAGGGCGCGCTCGAACTCGCCGACGCCTACCGGCAACACGGGCTGACCCGGGAGGACTTCGAGCAGCGCTTCACCCGGCTTGCCGTGCTGCGCGCGACGTCCGAGGCCGGCGCCGTCGACGACACCCTGCGGCGGCGCCCGTGA
- a CDS encoding DUF4910 domain-containing protein, whose product MYALVERLYPLCRSITGDGVRATLDIVGEYIPLHVHEVPTGTQVLDWTVPQEWNIRDAYIADATGHRVVDFAASSLHVLGYSVPVSATLPLAELREHLHTLPDQPGLVPYRTSYYKPEWGFCLAQDTLDAMPDGEYEVRIDSTLADGHLTYAEHVIPGQVPDEVIVSCHVCHPSLANDNMAGVAVATFLARALAEQNPYYTYRFVFAPGTIGAITWLARNKERVDQVKHGLVLACAGDPGNLTYKQSRRGDAEIDRVVRHVLATSERPHRVTEFTPYGYDERQYCSPGFDLGVGSLTRTPYAGYPEYHTSADNLDFVSPEAMADTLAVCREAFAVLDRNRRYLNLSPYGEPQLGRRGLYDALGGRSDTKEAQMAMLWVLNLSDGEHSLLDVAERSGLPFDTVAAAADALRDAGLIKA is encoded by the coding sequence ATGTACGCCCTGGTGGAGCGGCTGTACCCGCTGTGCCGGAGCATCACAGGGGACGGTGTGCGCGCCACCCTCGACATCGTCGGCGAGTACATCCCTCTTCACGTGCACGAGGTGCCGACCGGGACCCAGGTCCTGGACTGGACGGTGCCACAGGAGTGGAACATCCGGGACGCGTACATCGCCGATGCCACCGGCCACCGGGTCGTCGACTTCGCCGCGTCCAGCCTGCACGTGCTCGGCTACAGCGTCCCGGTGTCGGCGACGCTGCCGCTGGCCGAGCTGCGCGAGCACCTGCACACGCTGCCGGACCAGCCGGGCCTGGTGCCGTACCGCACCAGTTACTACAAGCCCGAGTGGGGGTTCTGCCTGGCGCAGGACACCCTGGACGCCATGCCGGACGGCGAGTACGAGGTGCGTATCGACTCGACGCTCGCCGACGGTCACCTCACCTACGCCGAGCACGTGATCCCGGGGCAGGTCCCCGACGAGGTGATCGTCTCCTGTCACGTCTGCCACCCGTCGCTGGCCAACGACAACATGGCGGGCGTCGCGGTGGCGACGTTCCTGGCGCGGGCACTGGCCGAGCAGAACCCGTACTACACCTACCGGTTCGTCTTCGCGCCCGGCACCATCGGCGCGATCACCTGGCTCGCCCGCAACAAGGAGCGGGTGGACCAGGTCAAGCACGGGCTCGTACTCGCCTGCGCCGGCGATCCCGGCAACCTGACGTACAAGCAGAGCAGGCGCGGCGACGCGGAGATCGACCGGGTCGTTCGGCACGTGCTCGCCACCTCCGAACGGCCGCACCGCGTCACCGAGTTCACGCCGTACGGATACGACGAGCGGCAGTACTGCTCGCCCGGGTTCGACCTCGGCGTCGGCTCGCTCACCCGCACCCCGTACGCGGGCTATCCCGAGTACCACACCTCGGCGGACAACCTGGACTTCGTCTCCCCGGAGGCGATGGCGGACACCCTCGCCGTCTGCCGCGAGGCGTTCGCCGTCCTCGACCGCAACCGGAGGTATCTGAACCTCAGCCCGTACGGCGAACCGCAGTTGGGGCGGCGCGGGCTCTACGACGCGCTCGGCGGGCGCAGCGACACCAAGGAGGCCCAGATGGCCATGCTCTGGGTGCTCAACCTCTCCGACGGTGAGCACAGCCTGCTGGACGTCGCCGAGCGGTCCGGGCTGCCGTTCGACACCGTCGCCGCAGCGGCCGACGCCCTGCGCGACGCCGGGCTGATCAAGGCATGA
- a CDS encoding membrane protein encodes MTTEGERARPKAAAAGRALAGRLSWGLADQAASSISNFVVGVYVARSLGVTAFGVFSLAWVTYGVVLNVSRGLATDPLMVRFSGVPDASWRAAVARSSGTALGVGTALGAASVLAGLALGGGVGTAFACLGVVLPGLLLQDAWRFAFFAAGAGRKAFVNDLVWGVALVPAMMVAARVGSVAAFVLAWGGSAAVAAVYGCLQSGIRPRPTGAREWLREHRDLGSRYLVENVSNSGASQLRAYGLGAIVGVGAVGVIRGAELLLGPFLAVLMGLSLVTVAEAARVLRRDPHRLGAFCLLLGGGQAVAALLWGGALLLVPDRVGELVLGGVWTAASELIVPVTLGVAGAGLGTGAAAGLRALGAARRSLRSQLVASACYVVGGLGGAAAGGTVGSAWGVAAATVGSSAVWWLHLRSALREHHRNPISEVRTT; translated from the coding sequence ATGACCACCGAGGGGGAGAGGGCGAGGCCGAAGGCGGCGGCCGCCGGGCGGGCCCTCGCCGGGCGGCTGTCCTGGGGCCTCGCCGACCAGGCGGCCTCCAGCATCAGCAACTTCGTGGTGGGCGTCTACGTGGCCCGCTCGCTGGGGGTGACCGCGTTCGGCGTGTTCAGCCTTGCCTGGGTGACCTACGGCGTGGTGCTCAACGTCTCCCGGGGACTGGCCACCGACCCGCTCATGGTGCGCTTCAGCGGCGTGCCGGACGCGTCCTGGCGCGCGGCGGTGGCCCGCTCTTCGGGTACCGCGCTCGGCGTCGGCACCGCCCTCGGCGCGGCGTCCGTGCTGGCCGGCCTCGCCCTCGGCGGCGGCGTGGGGACCGCGTTCGCCTGCCTCGGCGTCGTCCTGCCGGGACTGCTGCTGCAGGACGCGTGGCGGTTCGCGTTCTTCGCCGCCGGCGCCGGGCGGAAGGCGTTCGTCAACGACCTCGTGTGGGGCGTCGCGCTCGTCCCGGCAATGATGGTGGCGGCTCGCGTGGGCAGTGTGGCCGCTTTCGTGCTCGCCTGGGGCGGGTCCGCCGCGGTGGCCGCGGTGTACGGCTGCCTCCAGTCCGGCATCCGGCCCCGGCCGACCGGAGCCCGCGAGTGGCTTCGCGAGCACCGTGACCTCGGCTCCCGGTACCTGGTGGAGAACGTCAGCAACAGTGGCGCGAGCCAGCTGCGGGCGTACGGGCTCGGTGCGATCGTCGGGGTCGGCGCGGTGGGCGTGATCCGTGGCGCCGAGCTCCTGCTCGGCCCGTTCCTCGCCGTACTGATGGGGCTGTCCCTGGTCACCGTCGCGGAGGCGGCGCGGGTGCTGCGGCGGGACCCGCACCGGCTCGGCGCGTTCTGCCTCCTGCTGGGTGGCGGGCAGGCCGTCGCCGCGCTGCTGTGGGGCGGTGCGCTGCTCCTTGTACCGGACCGGGTCGGCGAGCTCGTGCTCGGGGGCGTCTGGACCGCTGCCTCGGAGCTCATCGTGCCGGTCACGCTCGGCGTCGCGGGTGCAGGGCTCGGCACCGGCGCGGCGGCCGGACTGCGCGCGCTCGGCGCGGCCCGGCGCAGCCTGCGCAGCCAACTGGTCGCCTCCGCCTGCTACGTCGTCGGCGGGCTCGGCGGCGCGGCCGCGGGCGGCACGGTCGGCTCGGCCTGGGGCGTCGCCGCCGCGACCGTCGGCAGCTCGGCCGTGTGGTGGCTGCACCTGCGGTCCGCCCTGCGCGAGCACCACCGCAATCCGATCTCCGAAGTGAGGACCACATGA
- a CDS encoding glycosyltransferase family 2 protein, protein MTAHPRLSIGLPVYNGEEYLAESLDALLGQTYEDFELVISDNASTDGTQDICRKYAAQDSRIRYIRLPRNIGAAPNHNYVFTQCRGELFKWASHDDLYARDLLRRCVEALDERPEVILAHADQAVIDEDGKVKVPYAYTLATASPHAPERFRSLLFEPGGDDFYGVMRADMLRRVRPHDSYHHADRTFVAEITLHGPFHQVPELLYFRRDHPTRAERANPSKRSRCVNLDPRRAGPLHPTPRLLAEYVWGFVAAVRRAPLSPADRRACYRHLAAWMTSRARPGAGERVEDRAPVDPAELSVSVDALVAGRAGRQP, encoded by the coding sequence ATGACCGCCCACCCCCGGCTGAGCATCGGCCTGCCCGTCTACAACGGTGAGGAGTACCTGGCCGAGTCGCTCGACGCCCTGCTCGGCCAGACCTACGAGGACTTCGAGCTGGTCATCTCCGACAACGCCTCGACCGACGGGACCCAGGACATCTGCCGGAAGTACGCGGCGCAGGATTCGCGTATCCGGTACATCCGGCTGCCCCGCAACATCGGCGCCGCGCCGAACCACAACTACGTGTTCACCCAGTGCCGCGGCGAGCTGTTCAAGTGGGCCTCGCACGACGACCTGTACGCCCGGGACCTGCTGCGGCGCTGCGTGGAGGCGCTGGACGAGCGGCCCGAGGTGATCCTCGCGCACGCCGACCAGGCGGTCATCGACGAGGACGGCAAGGTGAAGGTCCCGTACGCGTACACGCTCGCCACCGCCTCACCGCACGCACCGGAGCGCTTCCGCAGCCTGCTGTTCGAACCCGGCGGCGACGACTTCTACGGGGTGATGCGGGCCGACATGCTGCGCCGGGTGAGGCCGCACGACAGCTACCACCACGCGGACCGCACGTTCGTCGCCGAGATCACCCTGCACGGGCCCTTCCACCAGGTGCCGGAGCTGCTGTACTTCCGCCGCGACCACCCCACGCGCGCCGAGCGGGCGAACCCTTCCAAGCGCTCCCGGTGCGTGAACCTGGACCCGCGCCGGGCGGGACCGCTGCACCCGACGCCGCGGCTGCTCGCCGAGTACGTCTGGGGCTTCGTCGCGGCGGTCCGGCGGGCGCCGTTGTCCCCGGCCGACCGGCGCGCGTGCTACCGCCACCTGGCCGCATGGATGACCAGCCGGGCCCGCCCTGGCGCCGGCGAGCGGGTCGAGGACCGCGCCCCGGTCGACCCGGCCGAGCTCAGTGTCTCCGTCGACGCCCTCGTCGCCGGCCGCGCGGGGAGGCAGCCATGA
- a CDS encoding polysaccharide pyruvyl transferase family protein, which produces MTPVRVGVFGLLGSGNLGNDGSLEAVLGYLRAEHPDAVVDALCGGPETVAARYGIPAARLNWYRGEYRTASRAGAIAAKGLGKLVDAVRTAAWVRRHDVVIVPGMGVLEATLPLRPWGFPYALFLLCASGRLVGTRVALVGVGADRISDRPTRALVRWSARLAAYRSYRDALSRDAMREMGVDTARDEVCPDLAFALPTPSAGTPSGTVCVGVMDFHGGNDDRARAAEIHRRYLDGTTRFVRALVEDGRQVRLLTGDACDAPVVAAILDAVDSPLVTAAEAASLADLMKETAAADTVVATRYHNLICALKAGTPTLALSYAAKSDALMDRMGLAEYSHPAREIDADRLLEQFRELEGRSGELRRTLAEHNAVATQQLRNHFAELTAALFPVHALQETP; this is translated from the coding sequence ATGACTCCGGTGCGAGTGGGGGTGTTCGGCCTGCTCGGCTCCGGCAACCTCGGCAATGACGGGTCGCTGGAAGCCGTGCTCGGGTACCTCCGCGCCGAGCACCCGGATGCGGTCGTGGACGCGCTGTGCGGTGGGCCGGAGACCGTCGCGGCCCGGTACGGGATCCCCGCGGCGCGGCTGAACTGGTACCGCGGGGAGTACCGGACCGCATCGCGTGCGGGCGCGATCGCGGCGAAGGGCCTCGGCAAACTCGTCGACGCCGTCCGCACCGCCGCCTGGGTGCGCAGGCACGACGTGGTGATCGTGCCGGGCATGGGCGTCCTGGAGGCCACGCTGCCGCTGCGGCCGTGGGGCTTCCCGTACGCGCTGTTCCTGCTCTGCGCGAGCGGCCGGCTGGTCGGCACCCGCGTCGCGCTGGTCGGCGTCGGCGCGGACAGGATCAGCGACCGGCCGACCCGGGCTCTGGTGCGCTGGTCGGCGCGGCTGGCCGCGTACCGGTCGTACCGGGACGCCCTGTCCCGCGACGCGATGCGGGAAATGGGCGTGGACACCGCGCGCGACGAGGTCTGTCCGGACCTCGCGTTCGCCCTGCCGACGCCGTCCGCGGGCACACCCTCGGGCACGGTCTGCGTCGGCGTCATGGACTTCCACGGCGGCAACGACGACCGCGCCCGGGCCGCGGAGATCCACCGGCGCTACCTCGACGGGACGACCCGGTTCGTGCGCGCGCTGGTCGAGGACGGCAGGCAGGTCCGGCTGCTCACCGGCGACGCGTGCGATGCGCCGGTGGTCGCCGCGATCCTCGACGCGGTGGACTCACCACTGGTCACGGCCGCCGAGGCGGCCTCGCTTGCCGACCTGATGAAGGAGACGGCGGCCGCCGACACCGTGGTGGCGACCCGCTACCACAACCTGATCTGCGCCCTGAAGGCCGGCACACCGACGCTCGCCCTCAGCTACGCGGCGAAGAGCGACGCACTCATGGACCGGATGGGCCTTGCCGAGTACAGCCACCCCGCCCGCGAGATCGACGCCGACCGGCTGCTCGAACAGTTCCGGGAACTGGAGGGCCGATCGGGGGAGCTGCGGCGGACCCTTGCCGAACACAACGCGGTCGCCACCCAGCAACTCAGGAACCATTTCGCCGAGTTGACCGCGGCCCTGTTCCCGGTCCACGCCCTGCAGGAGACTCCATGA
- the rfbC gene encoding dTDP-4-dehydrorhamnose 3,5-epimerase, giving the protein MKATEVPAITGAYLFEPTPYADERGFFCRTFDADVVRSVGLDPDAFVQDSVSRSVRGVLRGLHLRSGAGEAKLVRCSYGKIFDVVVDLRPDSPTYRTWASFELSGETQATLYIPAGCAHGFQALTYTADTSYRIDRPHDPAEDVTIAFDDPELAIPWPLPVTSMSRRDREAPSLAEVLKHKER; this is encoded by the coding sequence ATGAAAGCGACCGAAGTCCCGGCAATCACCGGTGCGTATCTCTTCGAGCCGACCCCGTACGCCGACGAGCGCGGCTTCTTCTGCCGTACCTTCGACGCCGACGTGGTCCGCTCGGTGGGCCTCGACCCGGACGCCTTCGTCCAGGACAGCGTGTCCCGCTCGGTCCGCGGCGTGCTGCGCGGCCTGCACCTGCGCTCCGGCGCAGGCGAGGCCAAGCTCGTGCGGTGCTCGTACGGGAAGATCTTCGACGTCGTCGTGGACCTGCGGCCGGACTCGCCGACCTACCGCACCTGGGCCTCCTTCGAACTGTCCGGTGAGACACAGGCGACGCTCTACATCCCGGCGGGCTGCGCGCACGGCTTCCAGGCGCTGACCTACACCGCCGACACCTCGTACCGGATCGACCGCCCGCACGATCCGGCCGAGGACGTGACGATCGCCTTCGACGACCCGGAGCTCGCCATCCCCTGGCCGCTGCCGGTCACATCGATGTCCCGACGGGACCGGGAGGCGCCGAGCCTCGCCGAGGTCCTGAAGCACAAGGAGAGGTGA
- a CDS encoding glutamate-1-semialdehyde 2,1-aminomutase has translation MDTEEFRLPRSRAANERLHAMIPGGAHTYAKGDDQYPENLAPVISHGRGAHVWDIDGNRYIEYGSGLRSVSLGHAHPRVTEAVRRQLDRGSNFVRPSIVEAEAAERFLATVPTAEMVKFTKNGSDATTAAVRLARAVTGRPRVARCADHPFFSTDDWFIGTTPMSAGIPAATTDLTVSFPYGNLAATEDLLTRYQDEIACLILEPAAHTEPPPGYLAGLRELADRHGCVLIFDEMITGFRWSEAGAQGLYGVVPDLSTFGKALGNGFAVSALAGRRELMERGGLRHSGDRVFLLSTTHGAETHSLAAAMAVQTTYTEEGITARLHALGERLASGVRDAAASMGVGDHVVVRGRASNLVFATLDENGQPSQQYRTLFLRQLLAGGVLAPSFVVSSALTDADIDHTVDVVAQACAVYRKALDAADPTPWLGGRPVKPVFRRLA, from the coding sequence GTGGACACCGAAGAGTTCCGGCTTCCCCGGTCGCGGGCGGCGAACGAGCGGCTGCACGCGATGATCCCCGGAGGCGCGCACACCTACGCCAAGGGCGACGACCAGTACCCCGAGAACCTGGCCCCGGTCATCAGCCACGGCCGCGGTGCCCACGTGTGGGACATCGACGGCAACCGGTACATCGAGTACGGCTCCGGGCTGCGGTCGGTCAGCCTCGGCCACGCCCACCCACGCGTGACCGAGGCCGTGCGGCGGCAACTCGACCGCGGCAGCAACTTCGTCCGGCCGTCCATCGTGGAGGCCGAGGCCGCGGAACGCTTCCTTGCCACCGTGCCGACCGCCGAGATGGTGAAGTTCACGAAGAACGGCTCCGACGCCACCACCGCCGCCGTACGCCTCGCCCGCGCCGTCACCGGCCGCCCGCGGGTGGCCCGCTGCGCCGACCACCCCTTCTTCTCCACCGACGACTGGTTCATCGGCACCACGCCGATGTCGGCCGGCATCCCGGCGGCGACCACCGATCTCACGGTGTCCTTCCCGTACGGGAACCTGGCCGCCACGGAGGACCTGCTCACCCGGTACCAGGACGAGATCGCCTGCCTGATCCTCGAACCCGCCGCCCACACCGAGCCACCGCCCGGATACCTCGCGGGCCTGCGCGAACTGGCCGACCGCCACGGCTGCGTACTCATCTTCGATGAGATGATCACCGGCTTCCGCTGGTCCGAGGCCGGTGCCCAGGGCCTGTACGGCGTCGTCCCCGACCTCTCCACGTTCGGCAAGGCGCTGGGCAACGGCTTCGCCGTCTCCGCACTGGCCGGACGCCGCGAGCTGATGGAGCGGGGCGGGCTGCGTCACTCCGGCGACCGGGTGTTCCTGCTGTCCACCACGCACGGTGCGGAAACCCACTCCCTGGCCGCGGCCATGGCCGTACAAACCACTTACACCGAGGAGGGCATCACCGCGCGGCTGCACGCCCTCGGCGAGCGGTTGGCCTCCGGTGTCCGCGACGCCGCGGCGAGCATGGGCGTCGGCGACCACGTCGTCGTCCGGGGCCGGGCCAGCAACCTGGTCTTCGCCACCCTCGACGAGAACGGGCAGCCGTCGCAGCAGTACCGCACCCTGTTCCTGCGCCAACTCCTCGCGGGCGGAGTGCTGGCCCCGTCATTCGTCGTGAGCAGCGCGCTCACCGACGCCGACATCGATCACACCGTTGACGTGGTGGCCCAGGCATGTGCGGTCTACCGGAAGGCACTGGACGCCGCCGACCCCACCCCCTGGCTGGGCGGGCGACCGGTGAAGCCCGTCTTCCGCCGCCTGGCGTGA